The proteins below come from a single Triticum aestivum cultivar Chinese Spring chromosome 5D, IWGSC CS RefSeq v2.1, whole genome shotgun sequence genomic window:
- the LOC123121189 gene encoding uncharacterized protein has protein sequence MGIVLLRSIFFFDTVTRGSVSSSRDDTIIAYKNQQSRQPTSANDMTNTVQQSNATESPTDQSNWPSHARRHRTEADIESGGQKKKGRGVLKGITVAKKRFANGSSKLHIEFSKTLGGSIGENYRLFVDDVVVYMKRKAPLIGVNKWSAIDSSVKDSIVADVIAKWDLEDTYSTKGKILTIARERYRGWRSTLHSTYKAYSTDAQRRANKPEDVTPEEWDYMINYFGTDLKFQELSRKNTENRQKQKARHIAGSKSYSQISYEKRDEETGKEPTILQLWQITHTRNGSWSNEESQTVYDNARIQIREKEGEIGGPISSEEQNNIFQNSYRSTMESTSLKPRGRGYMAKPPSGSERLHSEIQRQNAELTLEVHDLRRQIVEQQAERQREREEERVAREKQLEEERVARQRELEEAKQAMMHDIMNEVRQSMRLDVEQILGTRQEDAHQFSQARDAPRNGTGNRSSSLFKNSTMITQHQLMQAAKHHRRPPSEKDGFL, from the exons ATGGGTATAGTATTGTTGAGAAGTATATTTTTTTTTGATACAGTGACAAGAGGCTCTGTATCATCGTCAAGGGACGATACCATCATTGCGTACAAGAATCAGCAGAGCAGACAACCAACATCAG CAAATGACATGACAAATACTGTACAACAAAGTAACGCTACGGAAAGCCCCACAGACCAGTCCAATTGGCCGTCGCATGCACGCCGACATCGTACAGAAGCGGATATAG AAAGTGGTGGCCAAAAGAAGAAGGGGCGAGGTGTCCTCAAAGGAATCACGGTCGCCAAGAAGCGATTCGCCAATGGTTCCTCAAAGCTTCACATTGAATTTTCCAAAACATTGGGAGGTTCTATCGGAGAGAACTATCGTTTGTTTGTGGATGACGTGGTGGTTTACATGAAAAGGAAGGCACCACTCATTGGTGTGAACAAGTGGTCTGCCATTGATTCTTCTGTGAAGGATTCAATCGTTGCTGATGTCATT GCTAAGTGGGATTTGGAggacacatattctacgaagggaAAAATACTAACAATTGCTAGAGAGCGCTATAGAGGATGGCGGTCAACTTTGCATTCAACATACAAAGCATACAGTACTGATGCTCAAAGAAGGGCCAATAAACCCGAGGATGTAACTCCAGAGGAGTGGGATTATATGATCAATTATTTTGGCACTGATTTAAAATTCCAG GAGCTTAGCCGAAAAAATACGGAAAATCGCCAGAAGCAAAAGGCGAGGCATATAGCTGGTTCAAAATCGTACTCGCAGATTAGCTATGAGAAG AgggatgaggagactgggaaggaACCAACTATTCTTCAACTTTGGCAGATCACTCATACACGAAATGGATCGTGGTCTAATGAAGAATCACAGACTGTTTAT GACAATGCACGCATCCAGATTAGGGAGAAAGAAGGAGAGATTGGTGGTCCAATTTCAAGTGAAGAGCAAAACAATATTTTCCAGAATAGCTACAGATCTACTATGGAAAGTACATCATTGAAGCCTCGTGGCCGAGGATACATGGCTAAGCCGCCTAGCGGTTCTGAAAGACTACATTCTGAAATCCAGAGGCAAAATGCTGAGCTAACCCTCGAGGTTCATGACTTAAGGAGGCAAATTGTTGAACAACAGGCAGAGAGGCAAAGAGAACGAGAAGAAGAGCGAGTTGCCAGGGAAAAACAGCTTGAGGAGGAACGTGTAGCAAGGCAGAGAGAACTTGAGGAGGCTAAGCAAGCAATGATGCATGATATTATGAATGAGGTTAGGCAATCAATGAGGTTGGATGTTGAGCAGATATTGGGAACTCGACAGGAAGACGCACATCAG TTTTCCCAAGCAAGGGACGCTCCAAGAAACGGAACTGGAAATCGGTCAAGTTCTCTGTTTAAAAATTCGACCATGATTACTCAACACCAGCTTATGCAAGCAGCTAAACACCATCGTCGTCCTCCAAGTGAAAAG GATGGTTTTCTCTAA